In one Streptomyces sp. NBC_01241 genomic region, the following are encoded:
- a CDS encoding DUF1062 domain-containing protein has protein sequence MLKNWVVVPTCLPLVLRRCHTCASERFRASGKFRVNANHKLIDAWLHALCTACGETAKLTVLERMNVRSVRPELLDRLHDNDPGLTAELLQDPLVRRRNRIALDWDNTWRLDTGGSDHLDREVIDVSVRFAARIPVRPVRLIAEGCGLSRAEVERLITEGKLVSTVRLSGKLSGDFTFMLKR, from the coding sequence GTGCTCAAAAACTGGGTGGTCGTGCCCACCTGCCTGCCGCTCGTTCTCCGCCGTTGCCACACGTGCGCGTCCGAGCGCTTCCGGGCAAGCGGTAAATTCCGCGTCAACGCAAACCACAAGCTCATCGACGCCTGGCTCCACGCGCTCTGTACCGCTTGCGGGGAAACTGCAAAGCTCACGGTCCTGGAGCGGATGAATGTGCGCTCCGTACGACCTGAGCTGCTGGACCGGCTGCATGACAACGACCCTGGCCTGACAGCTGAGCTGCTCCAGGATCCGCTCGTGCGGCGCCGTAATCGCATCGCCCTCGACTGGGACAACACCTGGCGCCTGGACACCGGCGGATCGGATCACCTGGACCGCGAGGTGATCGACGTCTCGGTCCGCTTTGCGGCGCGGATACCCGTCCGGCCAGTGCGACTGATCGCTGAAGGTTGCGGTCTTTCGCGGGCCGAGGTCGAGAGACTGATCACGGAGGGGAAACTCGTTTCGACAGTCCGGCTGAGCGGCAAGCTCTCCGGCGACTTCACCTTCATGCTCAAGCGCTGA
- a CDS encoding group II intron maturase-specific domain-containing protein: MISPALMNVALHGMEEAAGVRYHASGIHAGSVMRKSPVLVRYADDLVAMCHSREQAEEVKQRLAAWLEPRGLAFNEDKTRIVRLTEGFCFLGFHVRLYRNRKLLIKPSKASVKRIRKRLAAEMWDLRGSNAEAVIRTLNPIIRGWSAYFRIGVSSRVFSSLDFYVWQLAYKWAKHEHANKPKDWIVHRYFGEFNPRRGDRWVFGDRGSGRFLTKFAWTKIVRHQLVKFGASPDDPALTEYWARRRRKDVIPLIDKADWHLLNRQNGRCPLCGALLLHADHPPSSPIAWEQWLRATRKAISRKAIVITGPGTPDAPPAQLLHAHCRQRLVTATGKGPSLLPAREP; encoded by the coding sequence GTGATCAGCCCCGCGCTGATGAACGTGGCTCTGCACGGAATGGAGGAGGCCGCCGGGGTGCGGTATCACGCGAGCGGCATCCACGCCGGGAGCGTGATGCGCAAGAGCCCCGTGCTGGTGAGGTACGCAGACGATCTGGTGGCGATGTGCCACAGCCGTGAGCAGGCCGAGGAGGTCAAGCAGCGGCTCGCCGCCTGGCTGGAACCCAGAGGGCTCGCCTTCAACGAGGACAAGACGCGCATCGTGCGCCTCACCGAGGGCTTCTGCTTCCTGGGCTTCCACGTCCGGCTGTATCGCAACCGGAAACTGCTGATCAAACCCAGCAAGGCGTCCGTGAAACGGATCCGGAAACGGCTCGCCGCCGAGATGTGGGACCTGCGCGGGTCCAATGCCGAGGCGGTGATCAGGACCCTCAACCCGATCATCCGGGGCTGGTCCGCCTACTTCCGGATCGGGGTGTCCAGCAGGGTCTTCAGCTCGCTGGACTTCTACGTGTGGCAGCTCGCCTACAAGTGGGCCAAGCACGAACACGCGAACAAGCCAAAGGACTGGATCGTGCACCGCTACTTCGGAGAGTTCAACCCCCGCCGGGGTGACCGGTGGGTCTTCGGAGACCGCGGCAGCGGACGGTTCCTCACCAAGTTCGCGTGGACGAAGATCGTCCGGCACCAGCTCGTCAAGTTCGGGGCGTCTCCGGATGACCCGGCACTGACCGAGTACTGGGCCCGGCGGCGGCGCAAGGACGTGATCCCGCTGATCGACAAGGCCGACTGGCACCTGCTCAACCGCCAGAACGGCCGCTGTCCGCTCTGCGGGGCTCTTCTGCTGCACGCTGACCATCCGCCGTCCAGCCCCATCGCGTGGGAGCAGTGGCTGCGGGCGACCCGCAAAGCGATCAGCCGCAAGGCGATCGTCATCACCGGGCCGGGCACACCGGACGCCCCACCCGCCCAACTCCTGCACGCCCACTGCCGACAACGGCTTGTCACCGCCACCGGCAAGGGGCCCAGCCTTCTGCCCGCCCGTGAGCCATAG
- a CDS encoding transposase produces MEKLGRPADTTCPHPTTRPKADQKTTLKPPRRIEAKTDCQACPVRPECTSARRGNRMLTLYPEHLHTVLAAARAEQKTKTWKDKYALRAGVEGTINRATRGRTIRVNTPSGGSMLKV; encoded by the coding sequence GTGGAAAAGCTGGGCAGACCAGCGGACACAACCTGCCCTCACCCGACCACCCGACCCAAAGCCGATCAAAAGACCACTCTCAAACCACCTCGGCGGATCGAGGCTAAGACGGACTGCCAAGCATGCCCCGTCCGACCCGAGTGCACCTCGGCCCGGCGCGGCAACCGCATGCTCACCCTCTACCCCGAGCACCTGCACACCGTCCTCGCCGCCGCCCGCGCCGAACAGAAGACCAAGACCTGGAAGGACAAGTACGCCCTGCGGGCCGGAGTGGAAGGAACCATCAACCGTGCGACACGAGGGCGCACGATACGAGTGAACACACCGAGTGGAGGTTCGATGTTGAAGGTGTAG
- a CDS encoding IS1380 family transposase translates to MQVSHTPAAVSAAFDDPNLVAYAGLVPVMRLAERCGLSDLVAAKVKLTGARNGAGAAADAKVTGIVAGMVAGADSIDDLDVLRHGAMPALFGGIRAPSTLGTFLRAFTHGHALQLHSVHRTFLAALAAHTPLLPGADKLAFIDVDSTHKRVYGRAKQGAEYGRFKGIRTLHPLLATVCTPYSRPVIATVRMRRGKAADSRGAPKFVAEALSTAAEAGCTGTRILRADSQFYNAAVIAACRRAGAHFSITTGMNPSIKRAVHSIPEDAWQQISYPTAVPDPETGELISDAEVAEIPQYTAFTSREKSERVTARLIVRRVRDLAKPAVIDEQGELFPVWRYHPFFTDRPTETLQTEREHRHHAVIEQVIADSKAGALAHLPSGHFHANAAWLTLWAMTYNLLRAAGALTSPFHTKATTATLRAHLVQVPARIARSARRITLHLPHNWPWQHAWTHLFDTVHGPPG, encoded by the coding sequence CGGGGCTGGTTCCGGTGATGCGGCTGGCCGAGCGGTGCGGCCTGTCGGACCTGGTGGCTGCGAAGGTGAAGCTGACCGGAGCGAGGAACGGTGCGGGGGCTGCGGCGGATGCCAAGGTCACCGGCATCGTGGCCGGGATGGTCGCGGGTGCGGACAGCATCGACGACCTGGACGTGCTGCGGCATGGCGCGATGCCGGCCCTGTTCGGCGGTATTCGCGCCCCGTCCACGCTGGGCACGTTCCTGCGTGCGTTCACCCACGGCCATGCGCTTCAACTTCACTCCGTGCACCGGACGTTTCTTGCCGCGCTGGCCGCGCACACTCCGCTGCTGCCCGGTGCGGACAAGCTGGCGTTCATCGACGTCGACAGCACCCATAAGCGGGTCTACGGGCGGGCCAAGCAGGGCGCCGAGTACGGCCGGTTCAAGGGCATTCGTACTCTGCACCCCCTGCTGGCCACGGTCTGCACCCCGTACTCCCGGCCGGTGATCGCCACGGTGCGGATGCGCCGCGGGAAGGCCGCCGACTCCCGGGGCGCCCCGAAGTTCGTGGCCGAGGCCCTGTCCACCGCCGCCGAGGCCGGCTGCACCGGCACCCGGATCCTGCGCGCGGACTCGCAGTTCTACAACGCCGCGGTGATCGCCGCCTGCCGCCGGGCCGGAGCGCACTTCTCCATCACCACCGGCATGAACCCCTCCATCAAACGGGCCGTCCACAGCATTCCCGAGGATGCCTGGCAGCAGATCAGTTACCCGACCGCGGTGCCCGACCCCGAAACCGGTGAGCTCATCTCGGACGCCGAAGTTGCCGAGATACCCCAGTACACCGCCTTCACGAGCCGGGAGAAGAGCGAGCGGGTCACTGCCCGGCTGATCGTGCGCCGGGTCCGTGACCTGGCCAAACCCGCCGTCATCGATGAACAGGGCGAACTGTTCCCCGTCTGGCGCTACCACCCCTTCTTCACCGACCGGCCCACCGAAACCCTGCAGACCGAGCGGGAACACCGCCACCACGCCGTAATCGAGCAGGTCATCGCCGACAGCAAAGCCGGCGCCCTGGCCCACCTGCCCTCCGGACACTTCCACGCCAACGCGGCCTGGCTGACCCTGTGGGCGATGACCTACAACCTGCTGCGGGCTGCCGGTGCACTGACCTCGCCCTTCCATACCAAGGCCACCACCGCCACCCTCCGCGCCCACCTGGTCCAGGTCCCGGCCCGGATCGCCCGCTCCGCACGACGCATCACCCTGCACCTGCCACACAACTGGCCCTGGCAACACGCCTGGACACACCTCTTCGACACCGTCCACGGACCACCCGGCTGA
- a CDS encoding CocE/NonD family hydrolase: MRRRRAAAWAASAVITTFALTGTLAGSAAAEPGATSGSATAAQARPEVMATTTGPVTHEENDRVPKGSLWTQHYFPSSDGSGVELHADVLRPADLPADAKTPVILSVGPYFSHAGETAPAGWDRVGPSARFQDFIDSARLMERGYTFVMVDLRGFGGSTGCLDFLGPGEQADIKAAVEWAASQPWSTGKVGMYGKSYDANTGLAANTLKLKPLRAIVSQEPTWNRYNYLYSNGVPRSNVTSTPRSYYSIATMAPLADDSDHYKANAGYEKNHPECESYNLTNTQNPDPKSPFWRARDFASRAAGSQTPLFVTSGFIEDNTKPEEMQKYLANHQGPQRGWIGQWEHVRGNETNAMGQLKMGRAGWFDEVMRFYDQYLRGIGPSVTDPAFSLEDSLGHWRAQPTWPVTNDAYKVRLAPGQYVDDGGKAQKAALSMTAPESQGWDIEYAPQVGSPTTDQTSALSADAPANSYWTWSTPAAEQVRITGSPEITLKTRGQGNVWARLWDVAPDGKATMFNENVALLESSGSTSFVLKATDWTFEQGHQLGVQIGTITSNGWRSIPSGETITVSDARLALEVQDPRFDSPTQGDRSPYLDTYVRANTTTLKKVGTPTFPLSISKNG; the protein is encoded by the coding sequence GTGAGAAGACGTCGCGCGGCCGCCTGGGCCGCCTCAGCCGTCATCACCACCTTCGCGTTGACCGGCACGCTCGCCGGATCAGCCGCCGCAGAGCCCGGCGCGACATCCGGGTCCGCCACCGCAGCGCAGGCCCGGCCGGAGGTGATGGCCACCACGACCGGCCCCGTCACGCACGAGGAGAACGACCGCGTACCGAAGGGCTCGCTCTGGACGCAGCACTATTTCCCTTCCTCGGACGGCAGCGGGGTCGAGCTGCACGCCGACGTGCTGCGCCCCGCAGACCTGCCGGCGGATGCGAAGACGCCGGTGATCCTGTCGGTGGGCCCGTACTTCTCCCACGCGGGGGAGACTGCTCCCGCGGGATGGGACCGGGTCGGGCCATCGGCGCGCTTTCAGGATTTCATCGACAGCGCGCGGCTCATGGAGCGTGGATACACCTTCGTGATGGTGGACCTGCGCGGCTTCGGCGGCAGCACCGGGTGCCTGGACTTTCTCGGCCCGGGGGAACAGGCTGACATCAAGGCGGCCGTCGAGTGGGCAGCGAGCCAGCCGTGGTCCACTGGCAAGGTCGGCATGTACGGCAAGTCGTACGACGCCAACACCGGGCTGGCGGCCAATACCCTCAAGCTCAAGCCTCTGCGGGCGATCGTTTCCCAAGAGCCGACGTGGAACAGGTACAACTACCTGTACAGCAACGGGGTGCCGCGTTCCAACGTGACCAGCACCCCGCGGAGTTACTACTCGATCGCGACCATGGCGCCGCTGGCCGATGACAGCGACCACTACAAGGCGAACGCGGGGTACGAGAAGAACCACCCCGAGTGCGAGAGTTACAACCTCACCAACACCCAGAACCCCGACCCGAAGTCGCCGTTCTGGCGTGCCCGCGATTTCGCCTCCCGCGCCGCCGGATCCCAGACGCCGCTGTTCGTCACGTCGGGCTTCATCGAGGACAACACCAAGCCCGAGGAGATGCAGAAGTACCTGGCCAACCATCAGGGTCCGCAACGCGGTTGGATCGGCCAGTGGGAACACGTGCGCGGTAACGAAACCAATGCCATGGGCCAGCTCAAGATGGGACGGGCGGGCTGGTTCGACGAGGTGATGCGGTTCTACGACCAGTACCTCCGCGGCATCGGACCGTCGGTGACCGACCCGGCGTTCTCCCTCGAGGACAGCCTCGGCCACTGGCGCGCCCAGCCGACCTGGCCGGTGACCAACGATGCGTACAAGGTGCGGCTGGCGCCCGGGCAGTACGTCGACGACGGCGGCAAGGCGCAGAAGGCCGCCCTGTCGATGACGGCGCCGGAGTCTCAGGGCTGGGACATCGAGTACGCGCCGCAGGTCGGCTCGCCGACGACTGACCAGACGAGTGCGCTCAGCGCCGACGCACCCGCCAACAGCTATTGGACCTGGTCCACGCCCGCCGCTGAGCAGGTGCGGATCACGGGCAGCCCGGAGATCACGCTGAAGACCAGGGGGCAGGGCAACGTCTGGGCACGGCTGTGGGACGTCGCTCCGGACGGCAAGGCGACGATGTTCAACGAGAACGTCGCACTGCTGGAGAGCAGCGGATCAACCTCCTTCGTCCTGAAGGCGACGGACTGGACTTTCGAGCAAGGCCACCAGCTGGGGGTCCAGATCGGAACCATCACCTCAAACGGCTGGCGGAGCATTCCCTCGGGTGAGACGATCACGGTCTCCGACGCGCGGCTCGCCCTCGAGGTGCAGGACCCGCGGTTCGACTCGCCGACCCAGGGTGACCGCTCGCCGTACCTGGACACGTACGTGAGGGCGAACACCACCACGCTGAAGAAGGTCGGCACCCCCACCTTCCCGCTGAGCATCTCGAAGAACGGATGA
- a CDS encoding reverse transcriptase N-terminal domain-containing protein gives MEPRDKLDTKAVKEAGMADAAPAVIAVVNGPEDDVTDWLSIDWQRVDDDVRRLRQRIFTASQAGDLKRVRNLQKLMLRSRANALHAVRRVTEVNAGRETAGVDGKVVLTAPGKAEVADWVQHRSESWTARPVRRVYVPKPDGRRRPLGIPVILDRCLQAVVLGALEPEWEARFEPRSYGFRPGRGCHDAIESIFLTCRGPNPGRPWVLDADLAAAFDRIDHDHLLRRLGTFPARELVAQWLRAGVVEDGRLTETGEGTPQGGVITPPTQWVTRA, from the coding sequence ATGGAACCGAGGGACAAGTTGGACACCAAGGCGGTGAAGGAGGCCGGGATGGCAGATGCCGCTCCGGCTGTGATCGCGGTGGTGAACGGACCCGAGGACGATGTCACCGACTGGCTGTCGATCGACTGGCAGCGGGTGGATGACGACGTACGGCGGCTGCGGCAGAGGATCTTCACGGCGTCACAGGCAGGGGACCTGAAGAGGGTCCGCAATTTGCAGAAGCTGATGCTCCGTTCCCGCGCCAACGCACTGCATGCGGTGCGGCGGGTGACGGAGGTCAACGCTGGCCGCGAGACGGCGGGCGTCGACGGCAAGGTGGTGCTGACCGCGCCCGGCAAGGCCGAGGTGGCCGACTGGGTGCAGCACCGCTCCGAGTCGTGGACGGCCCGGCCCGTCAGACGGGTGTATGTGCCGAAGCCCGACGGGCGTCGGCGTCCGCTCGGCATTCCCGTGATCTTGGACCGCTGTCTTCAGGCTGTGGTCCTTGGTGCTCTGGAGCCCGAGTGGGAGGCACGGTTCGAGCCGAGGTCCTACGGATTCAGGCCCGGCCGTGGCTGTCATGACGCGATCGAGTCCATCTTTCTGACCTGCCGGGGCCCCAACCCTGGTCGGCCATGGGTACTTGACGCGGACCTGGCGGCGGCATTCGACCGGATCGACCATGATCACTTGCTCCGGCGGCTCGGCACGTTTCCCGCGCGGGAACTGGTCGCGCAGTGGCTGCGGGCCGGTGTGGTCGAGGACGGTCGGCTCACCGAGACCGGGGAGGGAACTCCCCAGGGCGGTGTGATCACGCCCCCAACGCAATGGGTAACTCGGGCATGA